A stretch of the Notamacropus eugenii isolate mMacEug1 chromosome 2, mMacEug1.pri_v2, whole genome shotgun sequence genome encodes the following:
- the MUC1 gene encoding mucin-1, producing MTPGIQPTLVLVLFLVPTAIGNSTFGTTTSPDHEAATATTLDTNRSNGTTEKHRTTITLSATASSSSHGPVTAVDEPEINGHHSTGTTAHTDNSISTTYAPSEHPTSPTPPSNHSTSAPTDHPTSTTPPSNHSTSAPTDHPTSTTPPSNHSTSAPTDHPTSTTPPSNHSTSAPTDHPTSTAPPSNHSTSAPTDHPTSTTPPTNHSTSAPTDHPTSTAPPSNHSTSAPTDHPTSTAPPSNHSTSAPTDHPTSTTPPTNHSTSAPTDHPTSTAPPSNHSTSAPTDHPTSTTPPTNHSTFTPTDHHTSSTPPTNHSTFTPSDHHTSTTPTSHHSTIATKSTPITAATTDNPKNISSTLHQKATPTPNNNHSSISQPITVSQSTSHLPVIIYESMFFLSFHILQKPFNSSLENPSSFYYQSLKDSVNDLLRQVYENKAFLTFYLLQFRMGSVITDCIVVFQEGSITANEVQTLFAENVNKNMYNLTISPSDITVREWNSKASSTDSAVPGYAIALLVIVCILLALAILHLSALVISYFRREHCGQLDIFPSQHSYHPMNEYPPYHTHGRYVPPSNTKHSPYEEISPGNGSNSLSYVNPVATSANL from the exons ATGACCCCGGGCATCCAACCCACCCTGGTCCTTGTATTGTTCCTGGTACCTACAG CTATTGGCAACAGTACCTTTGGCACAACTACCAGCCCTGACCATGAGGCAGCTACAGCAACAACTCTGGACACAAACCGCAGCAACGGAACTACCGAGAAACACAGGACAACCATTACCCTCAGTGCCACAGCTTCATCTAGCTCACATGGACCCGTAACTGCTGTTGATGAACCTGAAATCAATGGCCACCACAGTACTGGGACCACAGCTCACACAGACAACAGCATATCTACCACATACGCACCTAGTGAGCATCCCACCTCCCCTACACCCCCCAGTAACCACAGCACATCCGCACCCACTGACCATCCCACCTCCACTACACCCCCCAGTAACCACAGCACATCCGCACCCACTGACCATCCCACCTCCACTACACCCCCCAGTAACCACAGCACATCCGCACCCACTGACCATCCCACCTCCACTACCCCCCCCAGTAACCACAGCACATCCGCACCCACTGACCATCCCACCTCCACTGCCCCCCCCAGTAACCACAGCACATCCGCACCCACTGACCATCCCACCTCCACTACACCCCCCACTAACCACAGCACATCCGCACCCACTGACCATCCCACCTCCACTGCCCCCCCCAGTAACCACAGCACATCCGCACCCACTGACCATCCCACCTCCACTGCCCCCCCCAGTAACCACAGCACATCCGCACCCACTGACCATCCCACCTCCACTACACCCCCCACTAACCACAGCACATCCGCACCCACTGACCATCCCACCTCCACTGCCCCCCCCAGTAACCACAGCACATCCGCACCCACTGACCATCCCACCTCCACTACACCCCCCACTAACCACAGCACATTCACACCCACTGACCATCACACCTCCTCTACACCCCCCACTAACCATAGCACATTCACACCCTCTGACCATCACACCTCCACTACACCCACTAGTCACCATAGCACTATAGCTACAAAAAGCACTCCCATCACTGCAGCAACTACTGATAACCCCAAGAATATTTCTTCAACCCTTCACCAAAAAGCCACTCCAACCCCTAACAATAACCACAGCTCCATATCACAACCCATTACTGTCAGCCAAAGCACCTCTCACCTCCCAGTTATCATTTATGAGAGTATGTTTTTCCTCTCATTCCACATCCTCCAAAAGCCTTTTAACTCTTCCCTGGAGAATCCCAGCTCTTTCTACTATCAAAGCTTGAAGGATTCTGTTAATGATCTG tTGCGGCAGGTCTACGAAAACAAGGcatttctgaccttttacctgctCCAGTTCAG AATGGGCTCTGTGATTACAGACTGTATCGTGGTCTTCCAAGAGGGCAGCATCACAGCCAATGAAGTACAGACTCTGTTTGCTGAAAATGTGAATAAGAATATGTACAACCTGACTATTTCACCATCAGATATAACTG TCCGTGAGTGGAATTCTAAAGCCTCATCTACTGATTCTGCTGTGCCAGGCTATGCCATTGCTTTGCTTGTGATAGTCTGTATCCTGCTTGCTTTGGCAATTTTGCACCTTAGTGCCCTG GTGATATCTTATTTCCGCCGGGAACATTGTGGACAACTGGACATCTTCCCATCCCAACATTCTTACCATCCCATGAATGAGTACCCCCCTTATCATACTCATGGACGATATGTGCCCCCAAGCAACACCAAGCACAGTCCCTATGAAGAG aTCTCTCCAGGAAATGGTAGCAACAGCCTCTCTTATGTGAATCCAGTGGCTACTTCTGCTAACCTGTAG